Within Schumannella luteola, the genomic segment TACGCCCGAGGCCGGATGCCCGAGCACGCCCGCGGCGACGCCGGTCTCCTCGATCGTCTCGTTGCGGAACAGCAGCGCCGAGACCCAGCGCAGGTCGACCGCGTCCGGCGCGACCGGAGCGCCGCCGAGCACGAGCCCGCCGTAGGCCGCGTTGTCGCTGATCGTGTCGACGATCGTGCGCTCCTCGAGCTCGATGTGCGAGTTGAGCACCTCGAGCGCCGGGGTCACGTACTCGGTCGCGCGCAGCACGTCGAAGAGCGTGACATCCGGCCCCTCGAGCGGCGCCTTCAGCACGAAGGCCAGCTCGACCTCGATGCGCACGTTCGAGAAGTCGTCGAAGGGGACGACCGACCCGCTCTGCCAGACCGTGTCGTCGAACATGACGCCGTAGTCGGGCTCGGTGATGCCGGTCGCGGCCTGCATCGCCTTCGAGGTGAGGCCGATCTTGCGTCCGACGAGGCGGCGTCCGGCGGCGAGGCGTCCGTCGCGCCAGGCACCCTGGATCGCGTAGGCGTCGTCGATCGTCGCCTCGGGCCAGCGGGCCGTGATGCGCGGGATGAGCGTGTGGTCGCGCTCGGCGGCGGCCAGCTCGTCGGCGATCTGCGCGAGCGTCTCGGGGTTCAGCGCGCCGGCCATGTCAGAGCTGGTTCCCGAGCTTGAACTCCTGGGGCGCAGCCGGAGCTGCGGGAGCGGAGTCCGAGCCCGAGACCGCCGCGGCGCCCGCCCCCTCCCCCTGCTTCCACACCGGCAGCGCATCCTTCTCGTCGCCGGCCCGCGTGTACGAGAAGCCGTCGGCGCCGATCGTGACCGCCATCTCCGAGCTGTCGGAGCGGGCGATGACCGGCTGCGGTTCGCCATCGAGATCGAGCACGAGCGAGCCGTCGGTGTACCAGCTCGGCACGACCGGGTTGCCCCACCAGTCGCGGCGCTGGTTGTCGTGCACATCCCAGGTGACGACCGGGTTGTCGGGGTCGCCCGTGTAGTAGTCCTGCGTGTACACCTCGACGCGGTGCCCGTCGGGGTCGCGCAGGTAGAGGTAGAACGCGTTGCTCACGCCGTGGCGGCCGGGCCCGCGCTCGATCGCGTCCGAGCGGCGCAGGGCGCCGAGCTTGTCGCAGATGGCGAGGATGTTGTGCTTCTCGTGCGTCGCGAAGCAGACATGGTGCATGCGCGGGCCGTCGCCGCCGGTCATGGCGGTGTCGTGCACGGTGGGCTTGCGCCGCATCCACGCCGCGTAGACGACGCCCTCGCCGTCTTGGATGTCTTCTGTCACGCGGAAGCCGAGGCTCTGCATGAAGCCGACCGCGCGCGGCACATCCGGCGTGATCTGGTTGAAGTGGTCGAGCCGCACGAGCTCGCCCGGGATCTGCAGGTCGTAGCGCCACGACAGCCGCTCGACGTGCTCGGTGGCGTGGAAGAACTCGTAGGGGAAACCGAGCGGGTCGGTCACGCGCACCGAGTCGCCGATGCCCTTCGTGAAGCCACCCTCGCGGCGCTCGACCCGGCATCCCAGCTCGGTGTAGAACGCGACGGCGCGGTCGAGATCCTCGGGGGTGCGCACCCGATACGAGAACGCGGCGACCGCGGCGACGGGGCCGAGGCGCAGCACCAGGTTGTGGTGGATGAACTCCTCGGTCGAGCGCAGGTAGATCGCCTGGTCGTCTTCTTCGGTGACGTGCAGGCCGAGGATGTCGACGTAGAACTCGCGCGACGCGGCGAGGTCGGTGACGACGAGCTCCATGTACGCGCAGCGCAGGATGTCGGGCGCCTCCGCGGTCGGGATCGCGATCGGGTTCTCGGAGTGGATGGGCGCCTCCTGGCTGACGTAGAAGCCGGAGGAGGTGAGGGTCTTGCCCGCGTGGTTGCTCATCGGTGAGTCCTTGGGTCGGGGTGGTTCGAGGTGGGAGGCCGGATGCGCCGCTCAGTGAGCAGCGTCGCTCTGCTTGCCGAAGGTGGGGTTGTGCACCTTGCCGAGCGTGATGTGCACGGCCTGCTGGTCGGTGTAGAAGTCGATCGAGCGGTAGCCGCCCTCGTGCCCGAGGCCGGAGGCCTTGACGCCGCCGAAGGGGGTGCGCAGGTCGCGCACGTTGTTCGAGTTGAGCCAGACCATGCCGGCCTCGACGGCC encodes:
- the hpaH gene encoding 2-oxo-hept-4-ene-1,7-dioate hydratase, which gives rise to MAGALNPETLAQIADELAAAERDHTLIPRITARWPEATIDDAYAIQGAWRDGRLAAGRRLVGRKIGLTSKAMQAATGITEPDYGVMFDDTVWQSGSVVPFDDFSNVRIEVELAFVLKAPLEGPDVTLFDVLRATEYVTPALEVLNSHIELEERTIVDTISDNAAYGGLVLGGAPVAPDAVDLRWVSALLFRNETIEETGVAAGVLGHPASGVAWLANKLHQHGARLEAGEIILAGSFTRPVWISRGDSVLADYGPLGTISCRFL
- the hpaD gene encoding 3,4-dihydroxyphenylacetate 2,3-dioxygenase, with protein sequence MSNHAGKTLTSSGFYVSQEAPIHSENPIAIPTAEAPDILRCAYMELVVTDLAASREFYVDILGLHVTEEDDQAIYLRSTEEFIHHNLVLRLGPVAAVAAFSYRVRTPEDLDRAVAFYTELGCRVERREGGFTKGIGDSVRVTDPLGFPYEFFHATEHVERLSWRYDLQIPGELVRLDHFNQITPDVPRAVGFMQSLGFRVTEDIQDGEGVVYAAWMRRKPTVHDTAMTGGDGPRMHHVCFATHEKHNILAICDKLGALRRSDAIERGPGRHGVSNAFYLYLRDPDGHRVEVYTQDYYTGDPDNPVVTWDVHDNQRRDWWGNPVVPSWYTDGSLVLDLDGEPQPVIARSDSSEMAVTIGADGFSYTRAGDEKDALPVWKQGEGAGAAAVSGSDSAPAAPAAPQEFKLGNQL